The proteins below come from a single Sorghum bicolor cultivar BTx623 chromosome 4, Sorghum_bicolor_NCBIv3, whole genome shotgun sequence genomic window:
- the LOC8068602 gene encoding uncharacterized protein LOC8068602, whose translation MKRLLAHRQFGCPSRSLVARSPALPALCNNVLPSYYRYYSAEKHDDTTLGEIGDKARSTAEEFVRVAKEKTDDVAERAKETLHETKEAVVGESDDEKEKFKRRVEEGRYNHQK comes from the exons ATGAAGAGGTTGCTTGCTCATCGCCAGTTCGGTTGCCCTTCCCGGAGCTTGGTGGCCAGATCCCCTGCCCTGCCAGCACTTTGCAACAATGTTCTTCCCAGCTACTACAGG TATTATTCCGCCGAGAAACACGATGACACCACCCTAGGTGAAATCGGGGATAAGGCAAGATCAACAGCGGAAGAGTTCGTGAGGGTAGCAAAGGAGAAGACTGACGATGTCGCAGAGAGGGCAAAAGAAACGCTGCACGAGACGAAGGAAGCGGTGGTCGGGGAGTCAGATGACGAGAAGGAGAAGTTCAAAAGGAGGGTGGAGGAGGGGAGGTACAATCATCAGAAATAA
- the LOC8068603 gene encoding primary amine oxidase 2 — protein sequence MTMLAVLAVLLVSTAVAAASSHSHPHPLDPLSAAELTAVRAAVLASPFVPARPLHFHYVGLDEPEKPEVLSYSYASATALLPRRALVIARADGQSHELLVDVTDASAPSVLSHAVHRGAGFPMMTTEDQVAAMALPPTYPPFVDSVRRRGLNVSDVGCGVISRGWFGASQPAYGGGRVAKMQCFVTAGSANFYARPLEGVTLVVDLDRVAIVGYRDRVVEPVPKADGTDYRAEKLGPPFTGPATAPGVVVQPEGRGFHIDGRVVRWANWEFHVGFDMRAGMVISLASIQDADDAAPGGQRRRRVLYRGFVSEVFVPYMDPAEEWYFHTFIDAGDYGLGVSASPLLRGADCPTNAAYFGGYYADADGKPVEAMDVICLFERYAGDVAWRHTEFGTRGRVETEVRPDVTLVARTVVTVGNYDYTLDWEFKTMGSIKCVVSLSGILEMKATSYTHVEQIKSDAHGTLVAENTVGVYHDHFITYHLDLDVDGTNNSFVKNTMVPERNTGDPATGGADTPRRSYWTVRRDVAETEADGQVNVDGGGPPADLLFVNPSKETKVGNEVGYRLVPAGATGASLLADDDYPQRRASYTKRQVWVTPYDRSEKWATGLYAEQGTGEDSLGAWSKRNRGIRDRDIVLWYTVGLHHIPYQEDFPVMPTLSGGFQLRPANFFDRNPLIRTRPPADHNNYPNCSCGVASM from the exons ATGACGATGCTTGCTGTCCTCGCCGTCCTCTTGGTGTCCACGGCGGTGGCAGCAGCATCCTCCCACTCCCATCCCCACCCGCTGGACCCACTCTCCGCCGCAGAGCTCACGGCTGTCCGCGCAGCCGTGCTTGCCTCTCCGTTCGTCCCCGCCCGCCCGCTCCACTTCCACTACGTCGGCCTCGACGAGCCCGAGAAGCCGGAGGTCCTCTCCTACTCCTACGCCTCCGCCACAGCCCTCCTCCCGCGGCGCGCGCTCGTCATCGCTCGAGCCGATGGCCAGTCCCACGAGCTCCTCGTCGACGTCACCGACGCCTCCGCGCCGTCCGTCCTCTCGCACGCCGTCCACCGCGGCGCGGGCTTCCCGATGATGACGACGGAGGACCAGGTCGCGGCAATGGCGCTGCCGCCCACGTACCCTCCCTTCGTGGACTCCGTGCGGCGGCGCGGGCTCAACGTCAGCGACGTCGGCTGCGGGGTGATCTCCAGGGGGTGGTTCGGCGCTAGCCAGCCGGCCTACGGCGGCGGCAGGGTGGCGAAGATGCAGTGCTTCGTCACCGCCGGGTCGGCCAACTTCTACGCGCGGCCGCTGGAGGGCGTCACGCTGGTGGTGGACCTCGACCGGGTGGCCATCGTCGGGTACCGGGACAGGGTGGTGGAGCCGGTGCCCAAGGCCGACGGCACCGACTACCGGGCGGAGAAGCTCGGGCCGCCGTTCACCGGGCCGGCCACGGCGCCCGGCGTCGTCGTGCAGCCGGAGGGCAGGGGATTCCACATTGATGGCCGTGTTGTCAG ATGGGCCAACTGGGAGTTCCACGTTGGCTTCGACATGCGCGCCGGCATGGTCATCTCGCTCGCCTCCATCCAAGACGCCGACGATGCCGCCCCAGGGGGCCAGCGGCGCCGACGGGTGCTCTACCGCGGCTTCGTATCAGAGGTGTTCGTGCCCTACATGGACCCGGCGGAGGAGTGGTACTTCCACACCTTCATTGACGCCGGCGACTACGGCCTGGGCGTCTCGGCGTCGCCGCTGCTTCGCGGCGCTGACTGCCCCACGAACGCCGCCTACTTCGGCGGGTACTATGCCGACGCGGACGGCAAGCCCGTCGAGGCCATGGACGTGATATGCCTGTTCGAGAGGTACGCCGGCGACGTAGCGTGGCGTCACACCGAGTTTGGAACGCGTGGCCGCGTG GAGACGGAGGTGAGACCGGACGTGACATTGGTGGCGAGAACGGTGGTGACAGTGGGCAACTACGACTACACTTTGGACTGGGAGTTCAAGACCATGGGCTCCATCAAGTGTGTG GTGTCACTCAGCGGCATCCTTGAGATGAAGGCGACGTCGTATACACACGTCGAGCAGATCAAGTCCGACGCGCACGGCACGCTGGTGGCCGAGAACACGGTGGGCGTCTACCACGACCATTTCATCACGTACCACCTGGACCTCGACGTGGACGGCACCAACAACTCGTTCGTCAAGAACACCATGGTCCCCGAGCGCAATACCGGGGACCCCGCCACGGGCGGCGCTGACACGCCAAGGAGGAGCTACTGGACGGTGCGCCGCGACGTGGCCGAGACGGAGGCCGACGGCCAGGTGAacgtcgacggcggcggcccaCCGGCAGATCTGCTGTTCGTCAACCCGAGCAAGGAAACCAAGGTCGGCAACGAGGTCGGGTACCGGCTCGTCCCGGCGGGGGCGACCGGCGCGTCGCTGCTGGCGGACGACGACTACCCGCAGCGCCGCGCCAGCTACACCAAGCGGCAGGTGTGGGTGACGCCCTACGATAGGTCGGAGAAGTGGGCGACGGGGCTGTACGCGGAGCAGGGCACCGGAGAGGATAGCTTGGGTGCCTGGAGCAAGAGGAACAGAGGCATCAGGGACAGGGACATCGTGCTGTGGTACACCGTGGGACTCCATCACATCCCCTACCAGGAGGACTTCCCGGTGATGCCCACGCTCAGCGGTGGCTTCCAGCTGCGTCCGGCCAACTTCTTCGACAGGAATCCGTTGATTCGGACCAGGCCACCGGCTGATCACAATAACTACCCAAACTGCTCATGTGGCGTCGCGTCCATGTGA
- the LOC110434514 gene encoding GDSL esterase/lipase At2g04570-like, producing the protein MIGVSIVSYYKSLIMVLLALLLCVSLAAASPATAAAGRAEEVHLVPAVYVFGDSTVDVGNNQYLPGNSALQLPYGIDFPHSRPTGRFSNGYNVADFVAKLLGFKRSPPAYLSLTPRTSRQILRGLRGVNYASGGSGILDTTGNTITLTKQIEYFAATKSKMVANSGSGSSSSSSVDELLSKSLFLISDGGNDMFAFLQRNGTASEVPSLYADLLSNYTRHVRALHGLGARRFGIVDVPPLGCVPSVRATSPDGGASRCVDAANALAKGFNDALRAALANLTASGALPGARYSVGSSYSVVSHFTAHPAAAGFREVASACCGGGRLNAQTGCTPNATYCSDRGEYLFWDGVHGTQATSKKGAVAIFSAPPQMGFAAPINFKQLVSS; encoded by the exons ATGATTGGGGTGAGCATTGTCAGTTATTATAAGTCTCTGATCATGGTGCTACTGGCGCTCCTCCTCTGCGTCAGCCTGGCTGCGGCCTCGCCGGCGACGGCCGCGGCCGGCCGGGCAGAGGAGGTGCACCTGGTGCCCGCGGTGTACGTGTTCGGCGACTCGACCGTGGACGTGGGCAACAACCAGTACCTGCCGGGGAACTCCGCGCTGCAGCTCCCCTACGGCATCGACTTCCCGCACTCTCGGCCCACTGGACGCTTCAGCAACGGCTACAACGTCGCCGACTTCGTCG CGAAGCTGTTGGGTTTCAAGAGGAGCCCGCCGGCTTACCTGTCCCTGACGCCAAGAACGAGCCGTCAGATCTTGAGAGGCCTCCGCGGCGTCAACTATGCGTCCGGAGGGTCCGGCATCCTCGATACCACG GGGAACACCATCACGTTGACGAAGCAAATCGAGTACTTCGCGGCCACCAAGTCCAAGATGGTGGCGAACAGCGGCAgcggctcgtcgtcgtcgtcgtccgtgGACGAGCTGCTGTCCAAGTCCCTCTTCCTCATCAGCGACGGCGGCAACGACATGTTCGCGTTCCTGCAGCGGAACGGGACGGCGAGCGAGGTGCCGTCCCTGTACGCGGACCTGCTGTCCAACTACACGCGGCACGTGCGGGCGCTCCACGGCCTCGGCGCGCGGCGGTTCGGGATCGTGGACGTGCCGCCGCTCGGGTGCGTGCCGTCGGTGCGGGCCACCTCCCCGGACGGCGGCGCGTCCAGGTGCGTCGACGCCGCCAACGCGCTGGCGAAGGGCTTCAACGACGCGCTCAGGGCGGCGCTGGCCAACCTCACGGCCTCGGGCGCGCTGCCGGGGGCGCGCTACTCCGTGGGGAGCTCCTACAGCGTGGTGTCCCACTTCACGGCGCACCCGGCCGCGGCAGGGTTCAGGGAGGTGGCCAGCGCGtgctgcggcggcgggcggctcAACGCGCAGACCGGGTGCACGCCCAACGCCACCTACTGCTCCGACCGCGGCGAGTACCTGTTCTGGGACGGGGTGCACGGCACGCAGGCCACGTCCAAGAAGGGCGCCGTGGCTATCTTCTCCGCGCCGCCGCAGATGGGCTTCGCCGCGCCCATCAACTTCAAGCAGCTGGTGTCTTCTTGA
- the LOC8075731 gene encoding katanin p60 ATPase-containing subunit A1 translates to MAMLLRRRLPLLRLLRLLHTESAASTSLSSTPPPPLQKPHAAVVGLGSRRLRFPNATPAESVSRASKSSSAAAYLAIGAAAALASLPVAYADSNEQGAVDKVASADPAEGEDLARKERKRILELVQSRGMQRGSYPQFDVAVKGQKLVVKFNMPSTCNVSHLIVDLVTHIGHEAEQLGGGSEVLVRAWDSPAARQITLNPPKKTSTGDHGEDGLCVLIFEPLVGSDYSEIEFIKRGSFSLKELEALVSALKIAGEKNVKGSSGKNTPRKGNGQRSKHVPSLEKTVSDLDAMGVRVYGFDETSSVPMDGTVIWENLAGYEPQKREIEDTILLALQSPEVYDDIARGTRCKFETNRPRAVLFEGPPGTGKTSSARVIAKQAGVPLLYVPLEVVMSKYYGESERLLGSVFSLANDLPEGGIIFLDEVDSFAIARDSEMHEATRRILSVILRQIDGFEQDRRVVVIAATNRKEDLDPALISRFDSIICFGLPDQQTRAEIAAQYAKHLTRSELVQFSLATEEMSGRDIRDVCQQAERHWASKLIRGQVPKDEKGEPSLPPIDEYLSCAEQRRKSLPDRTKRTSRSPALKLA, encoded by the exons ATGGCCATGCTCCTCCGCCGCCGACTCCcgctgctccgcctcctccggcTGCTGCACACTGAATCGGCGGCTTCGACCTCCTTGTCCTCCACACCTCCCCCGCCTCTCCAGAAGCCTCACGCCGCCGTCGTGGGGCTAGGATCACGCCGCCTGCGGTTCCCCAATGCCACACCCGCCGAGTCGGTGTCGCGGGCCTCGAAATCGTCCTCCGCTGCCGCCTATCTCGCtatcggcgccgccgccgcgctcgcGTCGCTGCCGGTGGCCTACGCAGACAGCAATGAGCAG GGCGCGGTCGACAAAGTAGCGAGTGCTGATCCCGCGGAGGGGGAGGATTTGGCCCGCAAGGAGAGGAAGAGGATATTGGAGCTTGTCCAGAGCCGAGGGATGCAGCGCGGGTCATACCCGCAGTTTGATGTTGCAGTGAAGGGCCAAAAG TTGGTTGTTAAATTCAACATGCCATCTACTTGCAATGTATCACACCTTATCGTTGATCTCGTAACACATATCGGACATGAGGCAGAACAACTTGGTGGTGGCTCAGAGGTTCTAGTGCGTGCTTGGGACAG TCCAGCAGCACGTCAAATCACACTGAATCCTCCCAAGAAGACTAGCACCGGAGATCACGGTGAAGATGGTCTCTGTGTTCTGATATTTGAGCCACTTGTCGGATCAGATTATTCT GAAATTGAATTCATCAAGCGTGGGAGTTTTAGTTTGAAAGAACTTGAGGCTTTGGTCAGTGCTTTAAAAATAGCTGGTGAGAAAAATGTTAAGGGGTCATCAGGGAAAAACACACCAAGAAAAGGAAATGGTCAGAGATCTAAGCATGTACCCTCTTTGGAGAAAACTGTATCTGATTTAGATGCTATGGGTGTTAGAGTCTATGGATTTGATGAAACATCTAGTGTTCCAATGGATGGCACTGTAATCTGGGAGAACCTTGCAGGATATGAACCTCAGAAAAG GGAAATAGAGGATACCATACTCTTAGCTTTACAGAGTCCTGAAGTGTATGATGACATTGCTCGCGGTACGCGCTGCAAATTTGAGACAAATAGACCTCGAGCTGTTCTTTTTGAGGGCCCACCTG GGACAGGCAAGACATCTTCAGCTCGAGTTATTGCTAAACAAGCA GGAGTTCCACTACTATATGTGCCACTTGAAGTTGTTATGTCAAAATATTATGGTGAAAGCGAGCGTCTATTGGGATCTGTTTTTTCACTTGCAAATGATCTTCCTGAAGGAGGTATTATATTCTTAGATGAG GTGGATTCTTTTGCTATTGCTCGAGACAGCGAAATGCATGAAGCTACACGAAGAATCTTGTCAGTAATTCTGCGACAG ATCGATGGGTTTGAGCAGGATAGACGGGTGGTAGTCATTGCTGCAACAAATAGAAAGGAGGACCTTGATCCAGCTCTCATCAG CCGTTTTGATTCAATCATCTGTTTTGGCTTACCAGATCAGCAAACTCGTGCGGAAATAGCTGCACAGTATGCCAAGCACTTGACTAGATCAGAATTGGTTCAATTTTCATTGGCCACTGAAGA GATGTCAGGAAGAGATATCAGGGATGTGTGCCAACAAGCTGAAAGACACTGGGCGTCAAAG TTAATAAGGGGGCAGGTTCCAAAAGATGAGAAGGGGGAGCCGAGTCTTCCCCCAATTGACGAATACCTTTCCTGTGCTGAACAGAGACGGAAGTCCTTGCCTGATAGAACAAAACGGACATCCAGGTCCCCTGCCCTT